In Sorghum bicolor cultivar BTx623 chromosome 8, Sorghum_bicolor_NCBIv3, whole genome shotgun sequence, one genomic interval encodes:
- the LOC8068810 gene encoding auxilin-related protein 1 has translation MDDFQGLLARDFGLRPQGKAAPMSAARSSGPSGSAWTNTRSAAGSASAAAAPSYDDLFGSAPPPPKATPSPSLDNIFDSFKDPAASTTAPPPPKPKHSSMPVFDKPVYDDDIFVGVPGVKSSSARYDDVFGGSQSQSREAPPAFDDLLGGFGKSSQVREEVDDKRKQEAATAAAAATGFDYLIPGFGGRSSPRQRDTSGAKQKKVPVSTAKQTASLNDPFVVLETTSSSAHPFADPLDEFGKAAKYQGKSRESTSVESSLDSSTFNQAPKSEPFFTSEVDNGSKGRNESSRARDSNPVQSFSKRNSAQQSSVQDFENIFPKSQSARYSDVHVDISSEKYSGNGINDQSPRSDESEDEIWLTASEIPLFTQPTSAPPPSRPPPPLAVKQKHGSKSKRKDDEYLRRSRKNNDHQRGSSNQAGVSTVDELEDFAMGRSQNAHAFNEEEFERSTAAAASAAAMKEAMDKAEAKFKHAKEVRERERDAKLRNREQQEQDTVTRSYGQDREEKDRKERLEQEREMRQKEEKEKEQRRLEEERELERHRERERARQAVERATKEARERAAAEARAKAEREARQRSERAAVQRAQQEARERAAVEAKERAERATAEAKERAAAEAKEKAASQARDRAVAERAAVERAQQEARKRAERAAVERAASEARERQAAAAAAAAAREKTSKPDDLDSFFGMGARANSAPRQRAPTVDSMFDSQTQNRGTSTSTSMKKASSTANIADDLSAIFGGVPTSSDEFQEVDGESEERRRARLERHQRTRERAAKALAEKNERDMQQQREQAERHRLAETLDFEIKRWAAGKEGNLRALLSTLQYVLWPECGWQPVSLTDLITAAAVKKVYRKATLCIHPDKVQQKGANLQQKYIAEKVFDLLKEAWNKFNSEELF, from the exons GCCTCCGCCCGCAGGGGAAGGCCGCGCCCATGTCGGCTGCGCGCTCTTCGGGGCCCTCCGGATCCGCCTGGACCAATACCAGATCCGCCGCGGggtccgcctccgccgccgccgcgccctcctACGACGACCTCTTCGGGtccgccccgccgccgcccaaggccacgccgtcgccgtcgctcgACAACATCTTCGACTCGTTCAAGGACCCCGCCGCTTCCACcaccgcgccgccgcctcccaaGCCTAAGCACTCGTCCATGCCGGTGTTCGACAAGCCCGTCTACGACGACGACATCTTCGTCGGGGTCCCTGGGGTTAAGAGCTCCTCGGCGCGCTACGACGATGTCTTCGGTGGAAGCCAGAGCCAGAGCCGCGAGGCGCCTCCGGCGTTCGATGACCTGCTTGGTGGATTTGGTAAGAGCTCGCAGGTAAGGGAAGAGGTGGATGACAAGAGGAAACAAGAGGCAgctacggcggcggcagcggctacTGGGTTCGATTATTTGATCCCAGGCTTTGGCGGGAGAAGCTCCCCGCGCCAAAG GGATACTAGTGGTGCAAAACAAAAGAAGGTTCCCGTGTCAACAGCTAAGCAAACAGCTAGCTTAAACGACCCCTTTGTTGTTCTCGAAACAACTTCATCCTCAGCCCATCCGTTTGCAGATCCCTTGGATGAATTTGGTAAAGCTGCAAAATATCAAGGGAAAAGCCGTGAAAGTACTAGTGTTGAGAGCAGTCTGGATTCAAGCACTTTCAACCAGGCTCCAAAATCTGAACCTTTTTTTACCTCAGAAGTGGACAATGGCTCAAAAGGTAGGAATGAATCAAGCAGAGCCCGAGACTCAAATCCTGTACAGAGTTTTTCTAAAAGAAACTCCGCCCAGCAATCTTCTGTACAGGATTTTGAAAATATCTTTCCTAAATCGCAGTCTGCCAGATATTCTGATGTCCATGTTGACATTAGCTCAGAGAAATACAGTGGGAATGGTATAAATGACCAGTCACCTAGATCTGATGAATCTGAAGATGAGATATGGCTTACAGCTTCTGAGATTCCTCTCTTCACACAGCCAACTAGTGCCCCACCACCTTCAAGACCACCGCCACCTCTTGCAGttaagcaaaaacatggatcaaaatcaaaaagaaaagatgatgaGTATCTACGACGGTCTAGGAAAAACAATGATCATCAAAGAGGTTCATCAAATCAGGCTGGTGTTTCTACagtagatgaactagaagattTTGCTATGGGTAGGTCTCAGAATGCGCATGCTTTTAATGAGGAAGAATTTGAGAGAagtacagcagcagcagcatctgcAGCTGCTATGAAAGAGGCCATGGATAAAGCAGAGGCAAAGTTCAAACATGCCAAGGAAGTACGAGAAAGAGAACGTGATGCGAAGCTTAGAAATAGAGAACAACAGGAACAAGATACTGTAACAAGGTCATATGGCCAGGATCGTGAGGAAAAAGACAGAAAGGAAAGACTAGAACAAGAAAGGGAGATGAGGCAGAAAGAGGAAAAGGAAAAAGAGCAAAGAAGActtgaagaggagagagaacttGAGCGACatagagaaagagaaagagcTAGGCAAGCAGTGGAGAGGGCTACAAAGGAGGCACGGGAAAGAGCAGCTGCTGAAGCTCGTGCGAAAGCAGAGAGGGAGGCACGCCAACGTTCAGAACGTGCTGCTGTGCAAAGAGCCCAACAGGAAGCACGCGAGAGGGCAGCAGTGGAGGCTAAAGAACGAGCAGAGAGGGCTACTGCAGAAGCAAAGGAAAGGGCTGCTGCTGAAGCTAAGGAGAAAGCTGCTAGTCAAGCCAGGGATAGGGCTGTAGCAGAAAGAGCTGCTGTGGAGAGAGCTCAGCAAGAAGCGAGGAAGAGAGCTGAACGAGCAGCAGTGGAAAGGGCTGCTTCTGAGGCTCGGGAAAGacaggctgctgctgctgccgctgcagCTGCAAGAGAAAAAACGAGCAAACCAGATGATCTAGACTCCTTCTTTGGTATGGGTGCCCGAGCTAATAGCGCTCCGAGGCAAAGGGCTCCAACAGTG GATTCTATGTTTGATTCTCAAACGCAAAATAGAGGGACTTCCACTTCGACATCAATGAAAAAGGCATCATCAACAGCAAATATTGCTGATGACTTGTCTGCAATATTTGGAGGAG TTCCTACATCATCCGACGAATTTCAAGAAGTTGATGGGGAGAGCGAAGAAAGAAGACGTGCTAGGTTGGAACGGCATCAAAGGACTCGTGAACGAGCG GCAAAGGCTTTGGCTGAGAAGAATGAACGAGACATGCAGCAACAAAGAGAGCAGGCTGAAAGACAT AGGCTTGCGGAAACACTGGACTTTGAGATTAAGCGCTGGGCTGCTGGAAAAGAAGGCAATTTGCGTGCATTGTTATCAACTTTACAATAT GTTCTTTGGCCAGAATGCGGATGGCAGCCTGTATCCCTCACTGATTTGatcactgctgctgctgttaaAAAAGTGTACAGAAAAGCAACATTATGTATCCATCCTGACAAGGTGCAGCAAAAGGGTGCCAATCTCCAACAGAAATATATCGCTGAGAAGGTTTTTGATCTCCTCAAG GAGGCGTGGAACAAATTCAACTCTGAAGAGCTCTTCTAA